A single region of the Salvia splendens isolate huo1 chromosome 18, SspV2, whole genome shotgun sequence genome encodes:
- the LOC121776818 gene encoding putative disease resistance protein RGA1, translated as MSKRGIDLGLQRIILNAPAAVTTHTSIETNSFSCDPNFVGRDDDVPKLVDMLTHIPQDQTFTTAALVGMGARFRSLIWVHVSQSFDPIRLFNKIYSTLTSNTGDRVEIKEVILKNLQEALKSKTYLLVLDDVCNEDVLKWKDFMNSVEGVTSTKGNCIIITTRKENVASIADPFHVHPLKGLSDNDCWSIIKANACDGNGEVSSRFENIGRQIATRCQGLPLATNVVGGVLRRCKSEQEWCSIKENWLSDDEGGQEIVKEELIELWMAEGFLQPSQRHDMEFMGDMFYNVLLQNSLLQVAKIYYLGREYCVMHNLVHDLASSGRSCQAFANITLGR; from the exons ATGAGCAAAAGGGGAATAGATCTTGGCCTTCAAAGGATAATTCTGAATGCACCTGCTGCTGTTACTACTCATACTTCCATCGAGACTAATTCGTTCAGTTGTGATCCAAACTTTGTTGGAAGAGATGATGATGTGCCTAAACTAGTTGACATGCTCACCCATATTCCCCAAGACCAGACCTTTACCACCGCTGCTCTTGTCGGAATGGGG GCTCGATTCAGATCACTTATTTGGGTTCATGTTTCTCAATCTTTTGATCCAATCCGTCTTTTCAACAAAATCTATTCAACGTTGACTTCAAATACTGGTGATAGAGTTGAGATCAAGGAAGTTATCCTGAAAAATCTTCAAGAAGCTCTCAAGTCTAAAACTTATCTTCTTGTTCTTGATGATGTCTGTAACGAAGATGTGTTGAAATGGAAAGACTTTATGAATTCCGTGGAGGGAGTTACATCTACCAAGGGAAATTGCATTATCATTACTACCAGGAAGGAAAATGTTGCTTCAATTGCTGATCCATTTCATGTTCATCCTTTAAAAGGCTTATCTGACAATGATTGTTGGTCCATAATCAAAGCAAATGCTTGTGATGGAAATGGAGAAGTTTCATCAAGATTTGAGAATATTGGAAGACAGATTGCAACAAGATGTCAGGGTTTGCCTTTAGCTACCAATGTAGTAGGGGGTGTGCTTCGCCGATGCAAGTCCGAACAAGAGTGGTGTTCCATCAAAGAAAACTGGCTCTCGGACGATGAAGGAG GCCAGGAAATCGTGAAAGAGGAGCTGATTGAACTGTGGATGGCAGAAGGGTTTCTTCAACCAAGCCAAAGACATGATATGGAGTTCATGGGCGACATGTTTTATAATGTGCTTCTACAGAACTCATTGTTGCAAGTTGCAAAGATATATTATCTTGGAAGGGAATATTGTGTGATGCATAATCTTGTGCATGATCTTGCATCTTCCGGAAGAAGTTGCCAAGCATTTGCGAACATTACTCTTGGAAGGTGA
- the LOC121776817 gene encoding putative disease resistance protein RGA3 has translation MDGGAAAIEVLVQNLISFLKEEYSLRRGLNGDSQQLQRTLGMIQAFLIDAEKKSITQDAVKFWLRELEVMAFDADNVLDELSYHLLHKKVKKMMKRKDRVASYFSSFSRRQ, from the coding sequence ATGGATGGAGGCGCTGCTGCAATCGAAGTTCTTGTCCAAAACCTGATCAGCTTTTTGAAGGAAGAGTACTCTCTACGTCGAGGTCTCAATGGAGATTCCCAACAGCTGCAAAGGACTTTGGGCATGATCCAAGCCTTCTTGATTGACGCTGAGAAGAAATCCATCACCCAAGATGCTGTCAAATTCTGGTTGAGAGAGCTTGAAGTTATGGCTTTCGATGCTGATAATGTCTTAGACGAACTCAGCTATCATCTTCTCCACAAAAAGGTGAAGAAAATGATGAAACGCAAGGATAGGGTAGCATCATACTTCTCTTCCTTTAGTCGcagacaataa